The following are from one region of the Abiotrophia defectiva ATCC 49176 genome:
- a CDS encoding putative holin-like toxin, producing MSADAVVRLILEFGTFVIALIGLCHKLFNKHDKK from the coding sequence TTGTCAGCTGATGCTGTGGTAAGGCTTATCTTGGAATTTGGCACTTTTGTCATTGCCTTGATTGGGCTCTGCCACAAACTCTTCAATAAGCACGACAAAAAATAG
- a CDS encoding BglG family transcription antiterminator, giving the protein MRRKELLKKLKQESFIKLDDLAHTFDVSTRTIRDDVKALNDESASFRIELSRKRGYYLVISDANQFEDFLSDWTEDGYETKNKRIETLLVHLLLHSQYITYRQLADLCGISIAQVKLDCGALPKLLEGSEIKLVTKAHHGIRLQGNLYDKIKLIDAYYIKGQHLILDYISHLVTNPDDISQGVRLICQEYRLRPDGDSARIIRRWLELLICYHILNVETQYQSLNLSDMEPLKKILNQYELTRACLPHAQVIYQLLLEHQSINLVPQTALRKFLYQVYTEIDQQFDTRFVEDVDFMRMIQLHVAVMMESNHLADSSKSSLIDSLCREFPAIMNCALHLVKRLEQEYHMTITEEEIVYLTSHMAVSYERQNDRKIRSYYHIALVSSSGGGLAQLMEMRFSKIFPSARIKLFSLDQKTELLAFRPNLVFSIKLLDYPVDCPVVLVKEVLEELDYFSIQNNLEYLTEMGTLLDANKGLLEMISPDLFTIGDYDQYRDLLEDVASKLESYTHSENYVTSILERESYVSTVYDNGLAIPHPMEMKHSENLISVTLLPKGIIHQGKTVKLVFMLALKPNQVEVHQHISKKLYGLMQQSSVVQELANCQNYQEFINLLRICL; this is encoded by the coding sequence ATGAGGCGTAAGGAATTATTGAAGAAATTGAAGCAGGAAAGCTTCATTAAATTAGATGACTTAGCACATACCTTTGATGTATCGACTCGGACCATTCGTGATGATGTGAAAGCACTGAACGATGAGTCGGCTTCTTTCAGAATCGAACTGTCCCGTAAACGCGGCTATTATTTAGTTATTAGTGACGCTAATCAGTTTGAGGATTTCTTATCAGATTGGACAGAGGATGGCTACGAGACCAAGAACAAGCGAATTGAGACGCTCTTAGTACATCTTCTATTACATTCCCAATATATCACTTATCGTCAACTAGCTGATTTATGCGGGATTAGTATTGCCCAGGTTAAGTTAGACTGTGGGGCTTTGCCCAAGTTGCTTGAAGGCAGTGAAATTAAATTAGTAACTAAAGCCCATCACGGGATTCGGCTACAAGGCAATCTCTACGATAAGATTAAACTGATTGACGCTTACTATATCAAAGGACAACATTTAATACTGGATTACATTAGCCACTTGGTGACTAATCCAGACGATATCAGCCAAGGGGTGAGACTCATTTGTCAGGAGTATCGCCTAAGGCCTGATGGTGATTCAGCACGTATTATACGGAGATGGCTAGAATTATTAATCTGTTACCATATATTGAATGTGGAGACTCAGTATCAGAGTCTTAATCTGTCCGATATGGAGCCTCTAAAAAAGATTCTTAACCAGTATGAGCTAACGAGGGCTTGTCTTCCACATGCTCAAGTCATTTATCAGTTACTCTTAGAACACCAATCGATTAACCTAGTACCCCAGACTGCGTTGCGTAAATTTCTCTATCAAGTCTATACAGAGATTGATCAACAGTTCGATACACGATTTGTTGAAGATGTGGATTTCATGCGGATGATTCAGCTTCACGTTGCCGTGATGATGGAGAGTAATCATCTAGCGGATAGTAGTAAGAGTAGTCTAATCGATTCACTCTGCCGAGAGTTCCCAGCAATTATGAACTGCGCGCTACATCTAGTTAAGCGTCTCGAGCAAGAGTATCATATGACCATTACGGAAGAGGAAATCGTCTACCTCACTTCCCATATGGCGGTTTCTTATGAGCGTCAGAACGATCGTAAGATACGTAGCTACTACCATATCGCCCTAGTTTCAAGTTCCGGTGGGGGTTTGGCTCAACTCATGGAGATGCGATTCTCTAAGATATTCCCATCTGCCAGAATCAAACTATTTTCACTAGACCAGAAGACAGAGCTCTTAGCCTTTCGACCTAATCTAGTCTTTTCCATTAAACTTCTAGATTATCCGGTTGATTGTCCTGTGGTTCTAGTTAAGGAAGTTTTGGAGGAGCTAGATTATTTTAGTATCCAGAACAATTTGGAGTACTTAACTGAGATGGGGACACTCTTAGACGCCAATAAGGGTTTGTTGGAAATGATATCTCCTGATCTCTTCACAATAGGTGACTACGACCAGTATCGCGATTTACTAGAAGATGTCGCAAGCAAACTAGAGTCTTATACGCATAGTGAGAACTATGTCACCTCTATCTTGGAGCGGGAGTCTTATGTCTCAACCGTGTATGACAATGGCTTAGCCATTCCCCATCCCATGGAAATGAAACATTCAGAAAATTTAATTAGTGTTACCTTACTTCCTAAGGGGATCATCCACCAGGGGAAGACGGTCAAATTAGTCTTTATGTTAGCTCTTAAACCCAACCAAGTTGAAGTTCATCAGCATATCTCTAAGAAGCTATATGGTCTAATGCAACAATCTTCTGTGGTCCAGGAATTAGCTAATTGTCAAAATTATCAAGAATTCATCAACTTATTAAGAATCTGCTTATAG
- the ypdE gene encoding aminopeptidase, with amino-acid sequence MDYELLGALCNADALAGDEEEVRQVIRSELSQLGWVERTDGLGSLIYSKESPQNSQSVMLCGHMDEVGFMVRTIDELGLIHLMKVGGVQTYGQCYQHVRVTTQDGRKVKGMAIAQYQNETVQRVFCDIGAQSREEVEALGIQTGDMVTFDTDFKAYQVDDIYAGKAMDNRLACYIMCQLAKRLDKVDLPYNLHLAFTSSEEVGIRGARTAAQMINPDSVFVIDVATAPNQLIRDHTNQRQMGQGPILTFFDRTLSPNRKMTQYIRHIAKDKGIKIQCDMFNSGGTDGGEAHKVHDGKPTVVTIVPVRYGHCTASLVNSRDVDQMTDLFQAILESLDSARLTQFRQF; translated from the coding sequence ATGGATTATGAATTGCTAGGGGCACTCTGCAATGCGGATGCTCTGGCTGGAGATGAGGAGGAAGTCCGACAAGTGATTCGCTCGGAGCTTAGCCAGTTGGGCTGGGTAGAGCGAACGGACGGCTTAGGTAGCTTAATCTACAGCAAAGAGAGTCCGCAAAATAGTCAGAGTGTGATGCTATGTGGGCATATGGATGAGGTAGGCTTCATGGTTCGGACAATTGATGAACTAGGCTTGATTCATCTTATGAAGGTAGGAGGGGTCCAGACCTACGGTCAGTGCTATCAACATGTGCGAGTTACAACTCAAGACGGGCGAAAAGTGAAAGGCATGGCTATTGCTCAGTACCAAAATGAAACAGTGCAGCGTGTATTCTGTGATATCGGTGCCCAATCACGTGAAGAAGTTGAGGCTTTAGGGATTCAGACTGGCGACATGGTGACCTTCGATACAGACTTCAAGGCCTACCAAGTAGACGACATCTATGCCGGTAAGGCTATGGATAATCGCCTAGCCTGTTATATAATGTGTCAGTTAGCCAAGCGCTTGGATAAAGTTGATTTACCTTATAATTTACACCTAGCCTTCACCAGCAGTGAAGAAGTTGGGATTCGTGGCGCTCGGACAGCTGCCCAGATGATCAATCCCGACTCAGTCTTCGTAATTGATGTTGCGACTGCTCCTAACCAGTTGATTCGGGACCATACCAATCAGCGCCAAATGGGGCAAGGCCCTATCCTGACTTTCTTCGATCGAACACTGTCACCAAACCGCAAGATGACGCAATACATTCGTCACATCGCCAAGGACAAAGGCATCAAAATTCAGTGTGATATGTTTAATTCTGGTGGTACGGATGGTGGTGAAGCACATAAGGTCCATGACGGTAAGCCTACAGTCGTGACTATTGTACCCGTCCGCTATGGGCACTGTACAGCTTCCTTGGTTAATAGCCGAGATGTGGATCAGATGACCGATTTATTCCAAGCGATTCTCGAGTCCTTAGACTCAGCGCGATTGACGCAATTCAGACAATTCTAG
- a CDS encoding PTS lactose/cellobiose transporter subunit IIA, with the protein MSVKEQDIVKIIANSGEGKMKAFEALKCIKTKEFKKARELLKESRQVEVDAHNAQTQIIADALDPDNKEAVTLLMVHAQDHYMTCQLARDLIEALIDIFEE; encoded by the coding sequence ATGTCAGTGAAGGAACAAGATATTGTCAAGATTATTGCCAACTCAGGTGAAGGCAAAATGAAGGCCTTTGAAGCGCTCAAGTGCATCAAGACGAAGGAATTCAAGAAGGCACGTGAATTGTTGAAAGAATCACGCCAGGTAGAGGTGGATGCCCATAATGCGCAGACCCAAATCATTGCTGATGCGCTAGATCCTGATAACAAAGAAGCCGTGACTTTACTCATGGTTCACGCGCAGGATCATTATATGACTTGCCAGTTAGCTCGTGATTTAATTGAGGCTTTAATTGATATATTTGAGGAATAA
- a CDS encoding PTS sugar transporter subunit IIB: MKILLCCAGGFSTNMLMQNMKKVVKQSEKLNEADFDFTAIPADSLEGTVENWDIVLVGPQIAHKIDFIKSILTPLDIPYAIIDKDVYGEMDGATVMKLALVTYKKHQLSKEK, translated from the coding sequence ATGAAAATCCTATTATGTTGTGCGGGTGGTTTCTCAACCAATATGCTGATGCAGAACATGAAGAAGGTTGTGAAGCAGAGTGAAAAACTCAATGAAGCAGATTTTGACTTCACTGCCATTCCCGCTGATTCACTTGAAGGAACGGTTGAGAATTGGGATATTGTTTTGGTAGGGCCACAAATTGCACATAAGATTGATTTTATCAAATCTATCCTAACGCCGTTAGATATTCCTTATGCCATCATAGATAAGGACGTGTATGGAGAGATGGATGGAGCGACAGTTATGAAGTTAGCGCTCGTAACCTATAAGAAACATCAACTCAGTAAAGAAAAATAA
- a CDS encoding PTS sugar transporter subunit IIC, producing MFDKFAEFMNRFFLPLARKVDNQRHLSAIKAGMMALTPFTILGSFFAVIPAIPNMLSPTNPVAVFINDNAALIDLPVTLSIGLIGMYACMAISYNLGKYYKLYIPGCVTLSTFSFLFMVATFNDEGQLILKNLGARGLFTAMIVGLLTVELYNFCKKRNITIRMPEGVPDFVSQSFELIPVTLIVGGTFIVLRFIFLNVIGELPPSLLTRFLTPLVGSMDNPWAVLMLNFAICTIFFFGIHSSVFSPITRPIMVAFIAENIAAFQAGEPLPHFYTAGTSSAFFGFTGCGISIGCIIACMMSKNQRYKQIGRVSLFPALFGINEPILFGAPIILNPIMFIPHVFGGAIIGTFPMFLMHWGLLNKPVFDPPYVGIFLEGFLTNGDWRTIIACAIQLIASVAIYWPFFKIMERNDELQAAQAKADKAIFNAEDEALLADLDLDF from the coding sequence ATGTTTGATAAGTTTGCCGAATTTATGAACCGTTTTTTCCTACCTTTAGCTCGTAAGGTAGATAACCAACGACATCTAAGTGCTATTAAGGCCGGTATGATGGCTCTAACACCTTTCACGATTTTAGGGAGTTTCTTTGCGGTCATCCCTGCTATTCCAAATATGCTATCGCCCACTAATCCAGTAGCTGTATTCATCAATGATAATGCAGCACTAATAGATTTGCCGGTGACTTTATCAATTGGATTGATTGGGATGTATGCTTGCATGGCGATTTCCTATAACTTAGGGAAATATTATAAGCTCTATATTCCAGGTTGTGTTACCCTGTCGACATTCTCCTTCCTCTTTATGGTAGCGACTTTCAATGATGAGGGACAGCTAATTCTGAAGAACCTAGGAGCGCGTGGCCTTTTTACGGCGATGATTGTTGGCTTGTTAACAGTAGAACTCTATAACTTCTGTAAGAAGCGTAATATCACCATCCGGATGCCAGAAGGGGTGCCTGATTTCGTATCTCAATCCTTCGAGTTAATTCCGGTTACGCTGATTGTTGGGGGGACTTTTATCGTCCTACGCTTTATCTTCCTTAATGTCATTGGAGAATTACCACCAAGCCTGTTGACCCGCTTCTTGACTCCATTAGTAGGGAGTATGGATAACCCATGGGCTGTACTTATGCTTAACTTCGCTATCTGTACCATCTTCTTCTTCGGGATTCACTCATCCGTCTTCAGTCCAATTACGCGACCTATTATGGTGGCCTTCATTGCAGAAAATATTGCAGCTTTCCAAGCTGGGGAACCACTGCCACACTTCTATACAGCAGGGACATCTAGTGCCTTCTTCGGTTTTACAGGATGTGGGATTAGTATTGGCTGTATTATCGCCTGCATGATGTCTAAGAACCAACGCTACAAACAAATTGGTCGGGTCTCTCTCTTCCCAGCCTTATTCGGGATTAACGAACCCATCTTGTTCGGGGCACCCATTATCTTGAACCCTATTATGTTTATCCCGCATGTTTTTGGGGGTGCCATTATTGGGACCTTCCCAATGTTCCTCATGCACTGGGGCTTGCTGAATAAGCCGGTTTTTGATCCGCCATATGTCGGGATTTTCTTAGAAGGATTTCTTACTAACGGGGACTGGCGGACTATTATCGCTTGCGCCATTCAATTGATTGCTTCCGTGGCAATTTACTGGCCATTCTTCAAAATTATGGAACGAAATGATGAATTACAAGCCGCACAAGCCAAGGCTGATAAGGCAATCTTCAATGCGGAAGATGAGGCCTTATTAGCGGATCTAGACTTAGACTTCTAG
- a CDS encoding Xaa-Pro peptidase family protein, translating into MERIERLQAMMRDQGLDAIVVTNKITKQYLGLITGSGCVPVVLVDRVVQFMDGRYQNESYRLRSAEKKVLDNRNYYGAIIPFLKEVGSKVVGLEDEGISVAKYLEMREFFEIRSVGELIVTMRSIKDQDEIAKIRTACQITDEIFNRLLPCIRAGMTEKELVAYLYFECFKAGADRMSFEPIIASGWRGSLPHGRPSNKVIQEGELVTIDFGIVFEDYMSDMTRTVGIGKIKQELLDIYEAVQLAQQAAVEAVRPRLMGQEVDALARQIIEDKGYGAYFTHGLGHGIGIGGDYPMLNPTSKFCLEANMVLTCEPGIYVPEVGGVRIEDVVLVTSSGSQALTKTDKSLILVG; encoded by the coding sequence ATGGAACGAATTGAGAGATTGCAAGCCATGATGAGGGATCAAGGATTGGATGCTATCGTGGTAACTAACAAGATTACTAAGCAATACCTGGGCTTAATAACAGGGAGTGGCTGTGTACCGGTTGTCTTAGTTGATCGCGTCGTCCAATTTATGGATGGACGCTATCAGAACGAAAGCTATCGATTAAGGAGCGCAGAAAAAAAGGTCCTAGACAATCGGAACTACTATGGGGCCATTATCCCATTTTTAAAGGAGGTGGGGTCTAAGGTGGTTGGTCTTGAAGATGAAGGAATCTCTGTAGCAAAATACCTAGAGATGAGAGAATTCTTCGAGATTCGTTCGGTAGGAGAATTGATTGTGACCATGAGAAGTATCAAAGATCAAGACGAGATTGCAAAGATTCGCACAGCTTGTCAGATTACTGATGAGATCTTCAATCGCCTACTTCCATGTATCCGTGCTGGTATGACGGAGAAGGAACTGGTAGCTTATCTCTACTTCGAATGCTTCAAGGCGGGAGCGGATCGAATGTCCTTTGAGCCAATCATAGCAAGTGGTTGGCGGGGCTCCTTACCTCATGGGCGTCCAAGCAACAAGGTGATTCAGGAAGGTGAGCTTGTAACCATTGACTTCGGGATTGTCTTCGAAGATTATATGTCAGATATGACACGGACTGTCGGTATTGGTAAGATTAAGCAAGAACTCTTGGATATTTATGAGGCCGTCCAACTAGCTCAGCAAGCAGCAGTAGAGGCCGTTCGGCCCCGTCTCATGGGCCAGGAAGTAGATGCTCTTGCTCGTCAAATCATCGAAGACAAGGGCTACGGCGCCTATTTCACGCATGGCCTAGGGCATGGAATTGGGATAGGAGGCGATTATCCTATGCTTAATCCGACCAGTAAGTTCTGCTTGGAGGCGAATATGGTCCTGACTTGCGAACCAGGTATTTATGTCCCGGAAGTTGGTGGCGTGCGAATTGAAGATGTCGTGCTAGTCACTTCAAGCGGCAGCCAAGCGTTGACTAAGACCGATAAGTCATTAATACTGGTGGGATGA